The following are from one region of the Lacinutrix sp. Bg11-31 genome:
- a CDS encoding SusE domain-containing protein, with the protein MKNIIYKSILSLFITTLFVSCDDTEITEINSNGVPEITLSENTVVLTEANSGLDALTVTWTDPDYGFNAAPISYKVLIDTIDGDFSSPQSATANIPFQKVFTAQQLNALLITLELAPNEEAQVKLKIEVVLSSVNSIYSEAVDLTVTPYPALSDISTTWGIVGDATPNGWGGLDVPFYKTDIDNVFAAYVHLIDGEIKFRENNDWTVNYGDTGVDGTLEGGGDNIVVTAGTYYITMNLNNLTYTLESSTEDIWGLVGDATPNAWDGPDWTLYPAGNDIYVTYVDLINGQIKFRLNNDWGVNYGDTGVDGTLEAGGDNIDITVEGKYKITMDLFNQTYTLELIP; encoded by the coding sequence ATGAAAAATATAATATATAAATCAATTCTTTCTTTGTTTATTACAACACTATTTGTGAGTTGTGATGATACTGAAATAACAGAAATAAACAGTAATGGAGTTCCAGAAATAACGCTTTCAGAAAACACGGTAGTTTTAACCGAAGCTAATTCAGGTCTTGATGCACTTACAGTAACCTGGACAGATCCAGATTATGGTTTTAATGCTGCTCCTATTTCTTATAAAGTACTAATAGATACTATAGATGGCGATTTTTCATCTCCACAAAGCGCAACAGCAAACATACCTTTTCAAAAGGTTTTTACTGCTCAACAATTAAACGCACTTTTAATTACACTAGAGTTAGCCCCTAATGAAGAGGCTCAAGTAAAACTTAAAATTGAAGTTGTGTTAAGTAGCGTTAATAGTATTTATTCTGAAGCAGTAGATTTAACAGTAACACCTTATCCTGCACTATCTGATATAAGTACTACTTGGGGAATTGTAGGAGATGCTACTCCAAATGGTTGGGGTGGACTAGATGTTCCTTTTTACAAAACAGATATAGATAATGTTTTTGCTGCTTATGTACATTTAATCGATGGTGAAATTAAGTTTAGAGAAAACAACGATTGGACTGTTAATTATGGAGATACAGGAGTCGATGGTACTTTAGAAGGTGGCGGAGATAATATAGTTGTAACAGCAGGCACTTACTATATTACAATGAATTTAAACAATCTTACCTATACTCTTGAATCTTCTACTGAAGATATTTGGGGATTGGTTGGAGACGCAACTCCTAATGCTTGGGATGGTCCAGATTGGACATTATATCCAGCTGGTAATGATATTTATGTAACCTATGTAGACTTGATCAATGGTCAAATAAAGTTCAGACTAAACAATGATTGGGGAGTAAATTATGGAGACACTGGAGTCGATGGAACTTTAGAAGCAGGTGGAGATAACATAGATATTACTGTGGAAGGTAAATACAAAATTACTATGGATTTGTTTAATCAAACCTATACATTAGAGTTAATACCTTAA
- a CDS encoding RagB/SusD family nutrient uptake outer membrane protein, which produces MKKELKHLMVIMALSIGLVSCHDDLDQSPIDPDSFTEEDVFTNATEAQGALAKLYASLALTGQQGPAGQADIADIDEGFSQYSRMLFNLNELTTDHAVVGWGDAGLPDLHGQYWSGSNDFTEAMYFRLAQEVSFCNSFIENASALADSEVQYFIAEARFLRAFAYYNLIDLYGNVPLVTSVSTDLPQQASRIELFNFVETELLEIQNSLKSSGANEYGRVDEVAAWALLSKLYLNAQVWTGTARYTDCVTYSNNVINSTYSLNTNDANGNGTAYDELFLADNDTNGAQNEFIFALNFDGLRSQTYGGTTFLVHAAIGGSMDATEFGVNGGWGGLRTTKSLVEKFPELSLNDLNIALGTQSDWGIVGDGTPNGWGGPDTEMYETGTNQFTLYTTLTDGFLKFRFNEDWGNNYGDDLTDGSLEAGGENIPVTAGTYQIILNLDALTYSIIPFTPTSDQRAMFYADGQNLEIEDISEFTEGYAVTKFKNIDSNGNQGVDTAGDFVDTDLPLIRLAEIYLNYAEATVRGGGGGDLSFATTKINELIERGTGGTNANVSSGDVTLDFILDERSKELYWEGQRRTDLIRYNYFTTNSYLWPYKGNDPQGTSVAGYRNLFPLPTSIITVNPNLSQNEGY; this is translated from the coding sequence ATGAAAAAAGAACTTAAACATTTAATGGTAATCATGGCATTGTCTATAGGACTAGTATCTTGTCATGACGATCTAGATCAATCACCAATTGATCCAGATAGTTTTACTGAAGAAGACGTTTTTACAAACGCAACTGAAGCACAAGGTGCTTTAGCAAAATTATATGCAAGTTTAGCATTAACAGGACAACAAGGACCTGCTGGACAAGCAGATATTGCCGATATTGATGAAGGTTTTTCGCAATATTCTAGAATGTTATTTAATTTAAATGAATTAACAACAGATCATGCTGTTGTAGGTTGGGGAGATGCAGGTTTACCAGATTTACACGGTCAATATTGGTCTGGAAGTAACGATTTTACCGAAGCGATGTATTTTAGATTAGCTCAAGAGGTATCTTTCTGCAATTCATTTATAGAAAACGCTAGTGCATTAGCAGATTCAGAAGTGCAATATTTTATTGCCGAAGCTCGTTTTTTAAGAGCATTTGCATACTATAATTTAATAGATTTATATGGTAATGTACCTCTAGTTACATCTGTATCTACAGACTTACCACAGCAAGCTTCAAGAATAGAGTTATTTAATTTTGTTGAGACAGAGTTATTAGAAATCCAAAACAGCTTAAAATCTAGTGGAGCTAATGAATATGGAAGAGTTGACGAAGTTGCAGCTTGGGCTCTATTATCAAAATTATATTTAAATGCTCAAGTTTGGACAGGAACAGCACGTTACACAGATTGTGTTACCTACTCAAACAATGTTATAAACTCTACATATTCTTTAAATACAAATGATGCTAATGGAAACGGAACTGCTTATGATGAATTATTTCTTGCAGATAATGACACCAATGGTGCTCAAAACGAATTTATTTTTGCGTTAAATTTCGACGGTCTTAGATCTCAAACTTATGGTGGTACTACATTTTTAGTACATGCTGCTATTGGTGGATCCATGGATGCAACAGAATTTGGTGTAAATGGTGGCTGGGGAGGTTTAAGAACCACTAAAAGCTTAGTAGAGAAATTTCCAGAATTAAGTCTTAACGATTTAAATATTGCTTTAGGCACACAATCAGATTGGGGAATTGTAGGAGATGGAACACCAAATGGATGGGGAGGACCAGATACAGAAATGTACGAAACAGGAACAAACCAATTTACATTATATACAACACTTACAGATGGCTTTCTAAAATTCAGATTTAATGAAGATTGGGGAAACAATTATGGTGATGACTTAACAGATGGCTCATTAGAAGCTGGTGGAGAAAATATTCCTGTTACTGCTGGAACGTATCAAATTATTTTAAATTTAGATGCACTTACCTACTCTATCATTCCTTTTACTCCTACTAGCGATCAACGTGCAATGTTTTATGCAGATGGTCAGAATTTAGAAATTGAAGATATTTCAGAATTTACTGAAGGGTACGCTGTTACTAAATTTAAAAACATAGACAGTAATGGTAACCAAGGTGTCGATACTGCTGGTGATTTTGTAGACACAGATCTTCCATTAATTCGTTTAGCTGAAATTTACTTAAACTATGCTGAAGCTACTGTTAGAGGTGGTGGCGGTGGTGATTTAAGTTTCGCAACCACTAAAATTAATGAATTAATTGAAAGAGGAACTGGTGGAACTAATGCAAACGTTTCTAGTGGAGATGTTACCTTAGATTTTATCCTTGATGAAAGATCAAAAGAATTGTATTGGGAAGGACAAAGACGTACCGATTTAATACGCTATAATTACTTTACAACAAATTCTTACTTATGGCCTTATAAAGGAAATGATCCTCAAGGAACTTCTGTAGCAGGTTATAGAAACTTATTTCCTTTACCTACAAGTATCATAACAGTTAACCCTAACCTTTCTCAAAATGAAGGGTATTAA